atatgaagttaactttatttatttatttatcgctCAAATatatagaaaacaattacattttattacaatatgggcacatttctcAAAATGACGTGTAAGACAAATATTGTAATGTCAACATAAATTATAAGTGGATTGTCATGCGAGTTACAACATCAACAtcgttaaaaataatattattattaatattttgttaAGACAAATAATGTAACTTCAACGTGAATTATACGTGAATTATTATGCAAGTTGCAACATCAACAtcgttaaaaataatattattattaatatttttgtttaaaacaatttgaattttttttttaaatttaatggtgaaattgaattaaaaataaaaattaaattaataaaatgtaaatattaagAGCTTGTGGGAGTAGGATACCACAAggtgaattaaaatataaattctcAATTATGATTTTTGGAATTTGTACGGCGGCCTTTAATTCTTTCGATTCATTTTCTAACTATTAAAGGGCGAAAAGGGTCAGAATGAGAAAATGGGATGATCCCGATTTATCAGGGCTATTCAAGAATAGAATTTCGAATTAAAagtttttttatttctaaaattaatgacataatttaatccgataaggttttttttttaaatgtagtTAAATTTTGGACTAAACTATATAATATTTGGATACTTCAAATATTTAATTgggataaaaaaattaagtacgAAAGTGAAATTTTAAGTATATTTGAAGGACCAAATCATTAATTAAgccttttaaattaaaaaaaaaggaaaagaaagaaaacatttgATTACATAATTAGATTGAATTTGAAGAGTGGATGAATTTAGTTGGTTTAATGATTTTGGTACAAATTGTTGGCAAATTCTAAAAGAGATttcgctttttttttttaattataataataggACAAAGCCTGAACAATCAACGCAATTAGAACTCAAGCCATACTCAGAGGCGAATTTAGGAGGCTATAGAGGCTCCGGccccttaaaatggaaaattattgttttgatcatttagaaaattttaaaattttaaattaataaaagtaaaattataatttgggccccttaaaattacaaaaatttaatttaatcctttaaaaattataaagatatagactattaaaaaattaaatttcattactCCCCTAAAAATTTTCTCTGACTTTGCCCCTGGCCACACTTAAAGCGGTAAACACCCTTAACTATTAGGCCACCACATGATGTTCAGATTTTGctgaatttgtttttattatgttagttaattagtaatttttatataaatagtaAATCAGgttattttggaataaattggtTAGCAATTTACAATTAGTTAACTAAAACAAATAATTGGAAATATTGTCTCATTCACGGTTTAGGAACTATACTTAAAATAGGTTTTCTGTTAGATAGTTTTGATGGGTACTCATTCATAAAATGCCATTCTTCCGTGTATCCTTGCACAAAATTCTGTTTTGTTGTTTACTTTGTGTGTTGCGGAAACCGCAAGGTTACAACTTTTAAGAATGTTGTCAATTTCTGTAACTCAGCGTCTGGTAAGGATCTCTGTTTTTGTTTTGCTTGCTTGCTTGTCTTCCAATGGCGAATCAACTCAAGAATCCCTTTCCAACATTAAAAGGTCAGATTTTCCAAATGATTTTCTTTTTGGAGCATCAACTGCTGCTGCGCAGACTGAAGGATCGGCTAAATTAGGAGGCAAAGGACCAAGTGTTTGGGACCAATTTATTCGAGAATACCCGGACAGAATAATAGACAAAAGCAACTTGGATGTAGCTGCTGATTCATATAACCGCTACAAGGAAGATGTATCGATTTTGAAAGACCTCGGCGTTAATTCCTATAGATTTTCCATAGCTTGGACAAGGATTTTGCCTGATGGAACTTTGAGTGGTGGAATAAATCAAGAGGGTATCGATCATTACAACAGTTTCATCGATGAGTTGATTAAAAATGACATCAAGCCTGTTGTGACACTTCTGCACTTTGATCCGCCGGAAGCCCTTGAAAAGAAGTATGAAAGCTTCTTAAGTAATAGAATTGTGAATGATTTCAAGGACTATGCTgaaatttgttttaaaacattcgGAGATCGAGTTAAATATTGGATTACAATTAATGAGCCACTAATTATGGCTAAAATGGGGTATGCCATGGGAGTGGCCCCACCAGTTAGATGTTCAGACAGGAAAATGTGTGTCAATGGTAATTCAGGTACTGAACCTTACATTGCTTCCCATAACCTTCTGCTTACCCATGCAACAGCTGCTGATCTTTACAAAAAAAAGTACCAGGAAACACAAGGAGGACAAATTGGAATAACCCTTAATTCTCATTACTGTGAGCCATATACAAACACATCCCTTGATATAGAGGCGGCAAAAAGAGCCATGGATTTTGAGTTGGGATGGTATATGGAACCATTAACGCATGGAGAATACCCAGAAACCATGAGAAGTTTGGTTAAAGACAGGCTACCTGTTTTCACTGCAGAACAAAAGAAGCTTGTTAAAGGATCTTTTGATTTCATTGGAATCAATTATTATACTTCAAGATATGCTAAAAACATTCCACCTAATCCAAATGAACCAGTTAGCTACTTGGTAGATCCAAATGTGAATGTCTCGATTGACAAAGATGGAGTCCTTATCGGTCCAAATGCAGGAGGGAGTATGTTTATTTACGTTTATCCTGAAGGGCTTTATAAACTTTTGGAGTTTATTCGAGAAAACTACAGCAAAAACCTTGCGATTTATATTACTGAGAATGGTTATACGGAAAAAAGCAACATCAGCTTGCCATTCTCCGAGTCACAAACGGATCGCATCAGAATTGAATTTGTTCAAAAACATTTGCGTCAACTCGAAATTGCAATAAAAAATGGTGTGAATGTCAAAGGATATTTCTATTATAGTTTAGTTGATTCTTTCGAATGGGGTGAAGGTTACACAGTCAGATATGGACTTTATCATGTTGACTTCAAAACTTTCATTCGCTCACCTAAGGATTCTGCAAAGTGGTACCGTGATTTTATTAAAGATGTAAAAGGATAAAGATCAATCTCTTTTTTCAATAATACCAATATAAACTTGTATAATAAATAAACATACAAATTATGTTCATGTATATTGTTCTAATACGAGCTTTATATTGAACCATCTCTTTCTCTCTCTATATATCTCAATACAACATTGATATTTGTTAATTATATTTATGCCAGTTAGATTCGAGTTCTGTTTATATATATAGTTTATGGGAAAAAGGATTGTATGAGACAGTGATATTATCATTTTTCAATAGTTTAATGTCACATCAGTAATTTCATTCTGAATTAAAGGATTTTCATttggatttaatttttttcagGATGAAAATGTTATTGTGGCATTTAAACTATTAGAAAAGATATACCGATGATGTGGTGTCActatttcatacaatcctttcccaTAGCATTTTgtgttaaaagaaaatttaattagataaacTATTTATCTATTTAAAAGACTAACATAAAAAAAGttcattaaaattattattttgcgttagttatatttttatctataaaatcaataaatttaatataaaataaaaataataaatataatattttattaataatatttctaccataatatttaatataaaacaaatatataGGTTTTACATTCATTTTCGATAACAAATTATAAATATAGAATaataatattttcattattaGTGTTACAGTTATTATCACTTTATTAAACTTTAAATTCATATTAAAATACGTTTATTGTTTTTGATTAATTATCATTTGATTAATGTtacaatttataattatatattaattaaaaataatatttaatactaTAAATAAATGTATTAGCGATACATTTTCGTTCAAATAGCatctaaaaatatattttagcattttaataggtTTTGTTTTCATAGCCAAAAAAAATGCTTTTGATTATTACTAGCTTCTAATGCCACATGCTTTATATGTGATTTTACACGCTTTtaatatttaatcaaattttattttaatattaattaagtgataattaagagGCTTAAAATATATTCACTATTTTTTTACTATAATTACATTTAACTTTTCCTATATTTTATGCttaaatttcaattcaattaatACCTTTACTTTCAAATTAGCATAACATTTTAAACcattaattgtaaattaaattataattatttttaaatgtgtatTTCTCACAActtcaaattgaataaattgtaattatttttaatgCATAATTATCATAACTTTTATTTtacttctatttttttatttttaaatgtgaatttagtaatatgatgaaaaataaaggATATTCTCATCAATATTTTTTTAAACCTTGCTTTTATATATACTAATCCCATGTCATATGTGTTGCacgttattttatgtgtttacttttttaaataatatatttttataattattacaaatatattttttaattgaataaaatttggtctaatttataataaaagtctattatttttaaaaataaatgagagaataaaataatattttagaagTAATGAAAAAAAAAGTGGGAGATAACTCATGGTAATTCcaataatttttagattttattttgtttattttgaacGAAAATGCAGTGGTAAATATTAACTTAAATTTGTATATAACTATAATACTAATTAAGTGAgaattaatctaaaataataaatttaaattaatattgatTCAAAATCTAATTAAatgataataattattaaattaacaaCGAGAacattaataaataatttcataCATTATAAGTTAGATATtatcttttttatatatttttgctaATCTCacacatttaatttttattaattataaaaatgattttaacatcattaattatcatatttaaaataaaataatatatattatatttatttaattaaaacttagtttttaattatttttaacttattcaattattttatagatttataattttattaattaataatatattacatTATTTTTAAGTAGAATTTTTAAAGATATATgaccaaattaattaatttcacattaatatactattatattaattaatattacttTTACTATTATCAACatgataatattaataaattattactctaattttaatttaataatataactcacaaaaaaatattttatcagttcaaaaattttaaactcatgctttatatatattatagatacgttataaatttaacatattattattattattattccaagaaaatcatttgattttttttagggGCGTTTTTTCTGAAAACTTAATTGAACATATCAAATTATAGTTTTATattcaataatataaaaaagaagaagattccAAATAATAATTAGACTTGATgtgtgtaacggcctaattttcagtggtgtcggaaatggtgatttgagatcactaaattcgacaaataagattgaacaagatagtaatttaatatttatgagtcaagtaagaatttagaagaatttgtgaaatggtgaaattagtgaattaaaagaatttattaggtcaaacgggtcaaaaatgaggtatcgagacctcaaagttgaaaatcgagctataaatatttttataaatatttatggagtgtcattgagttagtattaaagtttcagttagaaaattttaacgtttggatggctaattaattaaaaaggactaaattgaaaatagcacaaaatttgttaaattgtgagtaaatagcttaagtatttaaaaagatggatttaaagagcaattagacccaaaggttaatggctggacggtttgggtatgaaataagcaagaaaacaatgtgaacaagggcaaaattggaaatagataaaagttaatagttaaataatgatgtaattgaaaaatctagctatttcttcatattttctcagccaaaacgccatagaaggtctggagaaagctgatttttcatatttttacatcatgtgagtttaattcttgctttttcttgataatttttatgtttttatgacttttacaattaggtccacgtagaattcattagtttttgattttatgggtgaaattggaagttaccctggatggataaggaattttatgatgaattattatgaaatttaagttctaatttcatattaaggtggttttattaagtgattttgataggaaatgatatgtaggacctaattgtgaaaaagttgtgaattgaaggttgctgttgaaatttagaatataaaaggttttgaaatagtttataatgataaaataaagtgttaattgagaaaattagttcaattgatgggtgaattgagcaggactaaattgtgaaaactcaaattttggggtaaaa
This is a stretch of genomic DNA from Gossypium arboreum isolate Shixiya-1 chromosome 11, ASM2569848v2, whole genome shotgun sequence. It encodes these proteins:
- the LOC108472058 gene encoding beta-glucosidase 13-like; protein product: MLSISVTQRLVRISVFVLLACLSSNGESTQESLSNIKRSDFPNDFLFGASTAAAQTEGSAKLGGKGPSVWDQFIREYPDRIIDKSNLDVAADSYNRYKEDVSILKDLGVNSYRFSIAWTRILPDGTLSGGINQEGIDHYNSFIDELIKNDIKPVVTLLHFDPPEALEKKYESFLSNRIVNDFKDYAEICFKTFGDRVKYWITINEPLIMAKMGYAMGVAPPVRCSDRKMCVNGNSGTEPYIASHNLLLTHATAADLYKKKYQETQGGQIGITLNSHYCEPYTNTSLDIEAAKRAMDFELGWYMEPLTHGEYPETMRSLVKDRLPVFTAEQKKLVKGSFDFIGINYYTSRYAKNIPPNPNEPVSYLVDPNVNVSIDKDGVLIGPNAGGSMFIYVYPEGLYKLLEFIRENYSKNLAIYITENGYTEKSNISLPFSESQTDRIRIEFVQKHLRQLEIAIKNGVNVKGYFYYSLVDSFEWGEGYTVRYGLYHVDFKTFIRSPKDSAKWYRDFIKDVKG